In Gadus chalcogrammus isolate NIFS_2021 chromosome 11, NIFS_Gcha_1.0, whole genome shotgun sequence, a single window of DNA contains:
- the LOC130391792 gene encoding uncharacterized protein LOC130391792 isoform X2, producing MNTDRPKRKIIRKRYDVSDGMPWCEERMVQKVLFLSLKEFRDARRPSTQGPHHRPRPGSAAQDQQRTPRPKPRSHARTKNKTPVSQDGPKPKQGRWPTHALENPEEELALPQIAPDTCSPRGKRHGLQTGQMLVEVLPAAKDARRRRATGAPQNSRSLAGGAVAQPRTLRSHRAQSLLAFLDTSEPQRTAPPTLQDSRPKCEEGLNDSRVAQSTSTPTVPTRILRSHTPTARLNGAPRQGPALLSTNERQGLTLQAYHQHRHGNMGHGRDDPANQSCLTRRRPKTEDFLSFLCLRGSVALPNSMAVLGSCRKKESAVTSCLPNSLGRPTEKGRTTAFRRKARHGMAPRPLRRLGVAALLLRGAGDTEAAGKRRYGLCSNAAAAAATAAASSFAPRKLSLRERKMREGKGEGKPTGNGGREKRAGGRVEGRRKREPVRVLRPRQLSLQVAMVTGLSDQHTSYVLQAPPIKSKSTNSSRRSRPYSRESKASLPRRPHVSIKHHITRRNLKTYTNHRMPQNQHGTCNHRIASVHHCQLRNLACSQSSRENSARTPVKTPGPNRMLYANPAANSSAMRHPNKRVSEHSGVVRLSRRMRGLPPDTGLNLLNALFAMPSNNCNNLRNGQIQQHKGSKMTLHGIQRGTEVLRERLGFDPKAPKRETRLDRGVGAREAAEDSVRRAEDVAVGDSVSTQGTVGKSGVDRDTEEIGKDGEDGKDICQHPLGRDGREVSGRLVEGEQQTPGCASLDRLRSRKMMCEADHRSCGDASEGVLCQGHVDSSAEEDNSDVASVPSKPAPPTRTVTRAAVAKANAENTSLTYTSVDSGERTNCSARGAKPTHNSTNKFTSAANCPLDNTSRGTSKESFNALSKNLSKGTAPNGRNPNTTSKGPIKPSTSVAKTRTSPRNLKP from the exons ATGAACACAGACAGGCCAAAACGCAAAATCATTCGGAAGAGATAT GACGTCAGCGACGGGATGCCTTGGTGCGAGGAGCGCATGGTCCAGAAGGTTCTCTTCCTGTCCCTGAAGGAGTTCAGGGACGCCAGGCGCCCAAGCACCCAGGGGCCACACCACCGACCGAGGCCCGGGTCCGCGGCACAGGATCAGCAGAGGACACCGCGGCCGAAGCCAAgatcgcacgcacgcacaaaaaacAAGACACCTGTCTCCCAAGATGGGCCAAAACCAAAGCAGGGTCGCTGGCCAACGCACGCGCTGGAAAACCCCGAGGAGGAGCTAGCACTGCCACAGATCGCCCCGGACACCTGTTCGCCCCGAGGCAAACGCCACGGGCTTCAAACCGGACAGATGCTCGTCGAGGTCCTGCCAGCAGCCAAGGACGCGCGTCGAAGACGAGCGACAGGCGCGCCACAGAACAGCCGCTCGCTAGCGGGCGGTGCCGTCGCTCAGCCCAGAACACTCCGCTCACACAGAGCACAGAGCCTTCTCGCGTTCTTGGACACGTCCGAGCCGCAGCGCACGGCTCCGCCGACCCTGCAGGACAGCCGCCCGAAATGTGAGGAAGGGCTGAACGACAGTCGTGTCGCGCAAAGCACATCCACGCCGACGGTCCCCACCAGGATTCTGAGGTCCCACACACCTACCGCCCGCCTCAATG GTGCTCCCAGACAGGGTCCAGCTCTGCTATCCACTAATGAGAGACAGGGACTGACCCTGCAGGCCTATCATCAGCATCGTCACGGCAACATGGGTCATGGTAGAGATGACCCGGCCAACCAGAG CTGCCTGACGAGACGCCGTCCCAAAACAGAagactttctttcttttctttgtttgagag GTTCTGTGGCATTGCCGAACAGCATGGCCGTCTTAGGTAGTTGCCGGAAAAAGGAATCCGCTGTCACTTCATGTCTTCCTAACAGTCTAGGGCGGCCGACGGAGAAAGGCAGGACTACAGCCTTCAGGAGAAAAG CCCGCCACGGCATGGCCCCCAGGCCGCtgaggaggctgggggtggcggccctcctcctccggggggcCGGAGACACGGAGGCCGCCGGCAAGCGGAGATACGGACTGTGttccaacgccgccgccgccgccgccaccgccgccgcctcctccttcgCTCCGAGGAAACTGAGCCTAAGGGAAAGGAAGAtgagggaggggaaaggagaaggGAAGCCGACGGGGAACGgtggaagagagaagagggcaggggggagagtcgaggggaggaggaagagagagccgGTTCGTGTCCTGCGACCTCGCCAGCTCTCTCTGCAG gttgccatggtgactggGCTCTCTGATCAACACACTTCCTATGTACTACAAGCACCGCCAATCAAGTCTAAATCGACCAATAGCAGCAGACGTTCCAGACCCTATTCTAGGGAGAGCAAAGCTAGTTTGCCCAGAAGGCCCCATGTTAGCATTAAACACCACATTACCCGTAGAAACctaaaaacatacacaaatcACAGAATGCCTCAGAACCAGCATGGCACTTGCAACCACAGAATTGCCTCTGTTCATCATTGCCAACTCAGGAACCTTGCATGTTCCCAATCTTCAAGGGAGAACTCTGCcaggaccccagtcaaaacacCAGGCCCGAACAGAATGCTATATGCAAATCCAGCAGCTAATAGCTCAGCTATGAGGCACCCGAACAAACGCGTCAGTGAGCATTCTGGGGTCGTGAGACTGTCCAGGAGAATGAGAGGCCTTCCACCAGATACCGGTCTTAATCTTTTAAACGCTCTATTTGCAATGCCAAGCAACAACTGCAACAACCTGAGGAATGGCCAGATACAGCAACACAAAGGCTCCAAGATGACGTTGCATGGCATACAACGCGGCACCGAGGTCCTCCGAGAGAGGCTGGGGTTTGACCCCAAGGCTCCCAAAAGGGAGACGAGGCTCGACCGCGGTGTCGGAGCCCGTGAAGCAGCGGAGGACAGCGTCAGGCGTGCGGAGGACGTGGCGGTGGGAGACTCGGTGTCGACGCAGGGGACCGTAGGTAAGAGCGGGGTGGACAGGGACACTGAGGAGATTGGTAAGGACGGTGAGGACGGGAAGGACATCTGTCAACACCCGTTAGGAAGAGATGGACGGGAAGTCAGCGGTCGTCTTGTTGAGGGCGAACAACAGACCCCGGGCTGCGCTAGTCTGGACAGATTGAGGAGCAGGAAAATGATGTGCGAGGCAGATCACAGGAGCTGCGGCGACGCCAGTGAGGGTGTGTTGTGTCAAGGCCACGTCGATAGCTCCGCAGAAGAGGACAACAGCGATGTAGCTTCAGTCCCGTCCAAACCAGCACCACCTACAAGGACTGTCACCAGAGCGGCAGTGGCCAAGGCCAATGCGGAAAATACATCGTTAACGTATACCAGTGTAGATTCAGGTGAAAGAACAAACTGTTCTGCCAGGGGTGCTAAGCCAACTCACAACAGCACAAACAAATTCACAAGTGCAGCCAACTGTCCCCTCGACAATACCAGCCGGGGGACCTCTAAGGAGTCATTCAATGCTCTCAGTAAGAACTTGTCAAAGGGCACTGCTCCAAACGGCAGGAATCCTAACAC
- the LOC130391792 gene encoding uncharacterized protein LOC130391792 isoform X1: protein MNTDRPKRKIIRKRYDVSDGMPWCEERMVQKVLFLSLKEFRDARRPSTQGPHHRPRPGSAAQDQQRTPRPKPRSHARTKNKTPVSQDGPKPKQGRWPTHALENPEEELALPQIAPDTCSPRGKRHGLQTGQMLVEVLPAAKDARRRRATGAPQNSRSLAGGAVAQPRTLRSHRAQSLLAFLDTSEPQRTAPPTLQDSRPKCEEGLNDSRVAQSTSTPTVPTRILRSHTPTARLNGAPRQGPALLSTNERQGLTLQAYHQHRHGNMGHGRDDPANQRPKLQAQRKFAHSPPSSPGPLVSSSSTHNHSSSTSSCLTRRRPKTEDFLSFLCLRGSVALPNSMAVLGSCRKKESAVTSCLPNSLGRPTEKGRTTAFRRKARHGMAPRPLRRLGVAALLLRGAGDTEAAGKRRYGLCSNAAAAAATAAASSFAPRKLSLRERKMREGKGEGKPTGNGGREKRAGGRVEGRRKREPVRVLRPRQLSLQVAMVTGLSDQHTSYVLQAPPIKSKSTNSSRRSRPYSRESKASLPRRPHVSIKHHITRRNLKTYTNHRMPQNQHGTCNHRIASVHHCQLRNLACSQSSRENSARTPVKTPGPNRMLYANPAANSSAMRHPNKRVSEHSGVVRLSRRMRGLPPDTGLNLLNALFAMPSNNCNNLRNGQIQQHKGSKMTLHGIQRGTEVLRERLGFDPKAPKRETRLDRGVGAREAAEDSVRRAEDVAVGDSVSTQGTVGKSGVDRDTEEIGKDGEDGKDICQHPLGRDGREVSGRLVEGEQQTPGCASLDRLRSRKMMCEADHRSCGDASEGVLCQGHVDSSAEEDNSDVASVPSKPAPPTRTVTRAAVAKANAENTSLTYTSVDSGERTNCSARGAKPTHNSTNKFTSAANCPLDNTSRGTSKESFNALSKNLSKGTAPNGRNPNTTSKGPIKPSTSVAKTRTSPRNLKP from the exons ATGAACACAGACAGGCCAAAACGCAAAATCATTCGGAAGAGATAT GACGTCAGCGACGGGATGCCTTGGTGCGAGGAGCGCATGGTCCAGAAGGTTCTCTTCCTGTCCCTGAAGGAGTTCAGGGACGCCAGGCGCCCAAGCACCCAGGGGCCACACCACCGACCGAGGCCCGGGTCCGCGGCACAGGATCAGCAGAGGACACCGCGGCCGAAGCCAAgatcgcacgcacgcacaaaaaacAAGACACCTGTCTCCCAAGATGGGCCAAAACCAAAGCAGGGTCGCTGGCCAACGCACGCGCTGGAAAACCCCGAGGAGGAGCTAGCACTGCCACAGATCGCCCCGGACACCTGTTCGCCCCGAGGCAAACGCCACGGGCTTCAAACCGGACAGATGCTCGTCGAGGTCCTGCCAGCAGCCAAGGACGCGCGTCGAAGACGAGCGACAGGCGCGCCACAGAACAGCCGCTCGCTAGCGGGCGGTGCCGTCGCTCAGCCCAGAACACTCCGCTCACACAGAGCACAGAGCCTTCTCGCGTTCTTGGACACGTCCGAGCCGCAGCGCACGGCTCCGCCGACCCTGCAGGACAGCCGCCCGAAATGTGAGGAAGGGCTGAACGACAGTCGTGTCGCGCAAAGCACATCCACGCCGACGGTCCCCACCAGGATTCTGAGGTCCCACACACCTACCGCCCGCCTCAATG GTGCTCCCAGACAGGGTCCAGCTCTGCTATCCACTAATGAGAGACAGGGACTGACCCTGCAGGCCTATCATCAGCATCGTCACGGCAACATGGGTCATGGTAGAGATGACCCGGCCAACCAGAG gcCGAAGCTTCAGGCTCAGAGAAAGTTTGCACATTCTCCTCCCAGTTCTCCAGGACCTTTAGTGTCGTCTTCCTCCACACATAACCACAGCTCTTCCACCTCCAGCTGCCTGACGAGACGCCGTCCCAAAACAGAagactttctttcttttctttgtttgagag GTTCTGTGGCATTGCCGAACAGCATGGCCGTCTTAGGTAGTTGCCGGAAAAAGGAATCCGCTGTCACTTCATGTCTTCCTAACAGTCTAGGGCGGCCGACGGAGAAAGGCAGGACTACAGCCTTCAGGAGAAAAG CCCGCCACGGCATGGCCCCCAGGCCGCtgaggaggctgggggtggcggccctcctcctccggggggcCGGAGACACGGAGGCCGCCGGCAAGCGGAGATACGGACTGTGttccaacgccgccgccgccgccgccaccgccgccgcctcctccttcgCTCCGAGGAAACTGAGCCTAAGGGAAAGGAAGAtgagggaggggaaaggagaaggGAAGCCGACGGGGAACGgtggaagagagaagagggcaggggggagagtcgaggggaggaggaagagagagccgGTTCGTGTCCTGCGACCTCGCCAGCTCTCTCTGCAG gttgccatggtgactggGCTCTCTGATCAACACACTTCCTATGTACTACAAGCACCGCCAATCAAGTCTAAATCGACCAATAGCAGCAGACGTTCCAGACCCTATTCTAGGGAGAGCAAAGCTAGTTTGCCCAGAAGGCCCCATGTTAGCATTAAACACCACATTACCCGTAGAAACctaaaaacatacacaaatcACAGAATGCCTCAGAACCAGCATGGCACTTGCAACCACAGAATTGCCTCTGTTCATCATTGCCAACTCAGGAACCTTGCATGTTCCCAATCTTCAAGGGAGAACTCTGCcaggaccccagtcaaaacacCAGGCCCGAACAGAATGCTATATGCAAATCCAGCAGCTAATAGCTCAGCTATGAGGCACCCGAACAAACGCGTCAGTGAGCATTCTGGGGTCGTGAGACTGTCCAGGAGAATGAGAGGCCTTCCACCAGATACCGGTCTTAATCTTTTAAACGCTCTATTTGCAATGCCAAGCAACAACTGCAACAACCTGAGGAATGGCCAGATACAGCAACACAAAGGCTCCAAGATGACGTTGCATGGCATACAACGCGGCACCGAGGTCCTCCGAGAGAGGCTGGGGTTTGACCCCAAGGCTCCCAAAAGGGAGACGAGGCTCGACCGCGGTGTCGGAGCCCGTGAAGCAGCGGAGGACAGCGTCAGGCGTGCGGAGGACGTGGCGGTGGGAGACTCGGTGTCGACGCAGGGGACCGTAGGTAAGAGCGGGGTGGACAGGGACACTGAGGAGATTGGTAAGGACGGTGAGGACGGGAAGGACATCTGTCAACACCCGTTAGGAAGAGATGGACGGGAAGTCAGCGGTCGTCTTGTTGAGGGCGAACAACAGACCCCGGGCTGCGCTAGTCTGGACAGATTGAGGAGCAGGAAAATGATGTGCGAGGCAGATCACAGGAGCTGCGGCGACGCCAGTGAGGGTGTGTTGTGTCAAGGCCACGTCGATAGCTCCGCAGAAGAGGACAACAGCGATGTAGCTTCAGTCCCGTCCAAACCAGCACCACCTACAAGGACTGTCACCAGAGCGGCAGTGGCCAAGGCCAATGCGGAAAATACATCGTTAACGTATACCAGTGTAGATTCAGGTGAAAGAACAAACTGTTCTGCCAGGGGTGCTAAGCCAACTCACAACAGCACAAACAAATTCACAAGTGCAGCCAACTGTCCCCTCGACAATACCAGCCGGGGGACCTCTAAGGAGTCATTCAATGCTCTCAGTAAGAACTTGTCAAAGGGCACTGCTCCAAACGGCAGGAATCCTAACAC
- the gapdhs gene encoding glyceraldehyde-3-phosphate dehydrogenase 2 → MPELAVGINGFGRIGRLVLRACLQKGIQVVAINDPFIDVEYMVYMFKYDSTHGRYKGEVSYEDGKLIVDGKPISVFQCMKPAEIPWGDSGALYVVESTGVFLTVDKANAHVQGGAKRVVVSAPSPDAPMFVMGVNEDKYDPSSMTIVSNASCTTNCLAPLAKVINDNFGIDEALMTTVHAYTATQKTVDGPSSKAWRDGRTAAQNIIPASTGAAKAVGKVIPELNGKLTGMAFRVPVADVSVVDLTCRLTRPATYSQIKEAVKKASEGPLKGVLGYTEDQVVSSDFIGDTHSSIFDAGAGISLNDNFVKLISWYDNEFGYSHRVADLLLYMHSKE, encoded by the exons ATGCCAGAACTCGCTGTAGGAATCAATGG CTTCGGTCGCATCGGTCGTCTGGTCCTGAGGGCTTGCCTCCAGAAGGGCATCCAGGTCGTGGCCATCAACGACCCTTTCATCGACGTGGAGTACATG GTCTACATGTTCAAGTATGACTCCACCCACGGCCGCTACAAGGGAGAGGTCTCCTACGAGGACGGCAAGCTCATCGTTGACGGAAAGCCCATCTCTGTCTTCCAGTG TATGAAGCCAGCAGAGATCCCATGGGGGGACTCTGGAGCGCTGTACGTGGTCGAGTCCACTGGAGTCTTCCTGACCGTTGACAAGGCAAAT GCTCATGTCCAGGGCGGGGCTAAGCGCGTGGTGGTGTCTGCGCCGTCCCCCGACGCCCCCATGTTCGTCATGGGCGTCAACGAGGACAAGTACGACCCCTCCTCCATGACCATCGTCAG TAACGCCTCGTGCACCACCAACTGCCTGGCGCCACTCGCTAAAGTCATCAACGACAACTTCGGCATCGACGAGGCTCTAATG ACCACAGTGCACGCCTACACCGCCACCCAGAAGACCGTGGACGGGCCCAGCAGCAAGGCCTGGCGCGACGGGCGCACCGCCGCCCAGAACATCATCCCAGCCTCCACCGGCGCCGCCAAGGCCGTGGGCAAGGTCATCCCCGAGCTCAACGG GAAGCTGACCGGCATGGCGTTCAGGGTGCCAGTGGCTGATGTGTCCGTGGTGGACCTGACGTGCCGTCTGACCCGGCCCGCGACCTACAGCCAGATCAAGGAGGCCGTGAAGAAGGCCTCAGAAGGGCCCCTGAAGGGCGTGCTGGGCTACACCGAAGACCAG GTGGTGTCCTCTGACTTCATCGGTGACACCCACTCCTCCATCTTTGATGCCGGTGCAGGGATCTCTCTGAACGACAACTTTGTCAAGCTTATTTCCTG GTACGACAATGAGTTTGGCTACAGCCACCGCGTGGCCGACCTGCTGCTGTACATGCACTCCAAGGAGTAG